A portion of the Streptomyces sp. YPW6 genome contains these proteins:
- a CDS encoding acyl-CoA carboxylase subunit beta → MTVLPTALDTSSPEYAAHRAAMVEKLAELETEHAKALAGGGEKYVTRHRGRGKLPARERIELLVDPDTPFLELSPLAAWGSDYAVGASLVTGIGVVEGVECLITANDPTVRGGASNPWTLKKALRANEIAFANRLPVISLVESGGADLPSQKEIFIPGGALFRDLTRLSAAGIPTVAVVFGNSTAGGAYVPGMSDHTVMIKERSKVFLGGPPLVKMATGEESDDESLGGAEMHARTSGLADHFAVDEHDALRQARRIVARLNWRKAHTDPGPAEPPKYAEDELLGIVPGDLKAPFDPREVIARLVDGSDFDTFKPLYGPSLVTGWARLHGYPVGILANAQGVLFSEESQKAAQFIQLANQRDIPLLFLHNTTGYMVGKEYEQGGIIKHGAMMINAVANSKVPHLSVLMGASYGAGHYGMCGRAYDPRFLFAWPSSKSAVMGPQQLAGVLSIVARASAAAKGQPYDDEADAGLRAMVEQQIEAESLPMFLSGRLYDDGVIDPRDTRTVLGMCLSAIHTAPVEGARGGFGVFRM, encoded by the coding sequence ATGACCGTCCTGCCCACCGCGCTCGACACCAGCAGCCCGGAATACGCCGCGCACCGGGCCGCCATGGTGGAGAAGCTCGCCGAGCTGGAGACCGAGCACGCCAAGGCGCTCGCGGGCGGCGGCGAGAAGTACGTGACCCGGCACCGGGGGCGCGGCAAGCTCCCCGCCCGGGAGCGGATCGAACTGCTCGTCGACCCCGACACCCCCTTCCTGGAGCTGTCACCGCTGGCCGCCTGGGGCAGCGATTATGCCGTCGGTGCCTCACTCGTCACCGGGATCGGCGTGGTCGAGGGCGTCGAGTGCCTGATCACCGCGAACGACCCGACCGTGCGGGGCGGGGCGTCGAACCCCTGGACGCTGAAGAAGGCCCTGCGCGCCAACGAGATCGCCTTCGCCAACCGGCTGCCGGTCATCAGCCTGGTGGAGTCGGGCGGGGCCGACCTGCCCTCCCAGAAGGAGATCTTCATCCCGGGCGGGGCGCTCTTCCGGGACCTCACCCGGCTCTCCGCCGCCGGAATCCCCACCGTGGCCGTCGTGTTCGGCAACTCCACCGCCGGAGGCGCGTACGTCCCCGGCATGTCCGACCACACCGTGATGATCAAGGAGCGGTCCAAGGTCTTCCTCGGCGGACCGCCCCTGGTGAAGATGGCCACCGGCGAGGAGAGCGACGACGAGTCCCTCGGCGGGGCCGAGATGCACGCCCGCACGTCCGGGCTCGCCGACCACTTCGCCGTGGACGAGCACGACGCGCTCCGGCAGGCCCGCCGCATCGTCGCCCGCCTCAACTGGCGCAAGGCGCACACCGATCCGGGCCCCGCCGAGCCGCCCAAGTACGCCGAGGACGAGCTGCTGGGCATCGTCCCGGGCGACCTCAAGGCGCCCTTCGACCCCCGCGAGGTGATCGCCCGGCTGGTCGACGGCTCGGACTTCGACACCTTCAAGCCGCTGTACGGGCCGAGCCTGGTCACCGGCTGGGCGCGGCTGCACGGCTACCCGGTCGGCATCCTCGCCAATGCCCAGGGGGTGCTGTTCAGCGAGGAGTCGCAGAAGGCGGCGCAGTTCATCCAGCTCGCCAACCAGCGTGACATCCCCCTCCTCTTCCTCCACAACACCACCGGCTACATGGTCGGCAAGGAGTACGAACAGGGCGGCATCATCAAGCACGGCGCGATGATGATCAACGCGGTGGCGAACTCGAAGGTCCCGCACTTGTCGGTCCTGATGGGCGCGTCCTACGGGGCCGGCCACTACGGCATGTGCGGCCGCGCCTACGATCCGCGCTTCCTCTTCGCCTGGCCCAGCAGCAAGTCCGCCGTCATGGGCCCGCAGCAGCTCGCGGGCGTCCTCTCCATCGTCGCCCGCGCCTCGGCCGCCGCCAAGGGGCAGCCGTACGACGACGAGGCGGACGCCGGGCTGCGCGCCATGGTGGAGCAGCAGATCGAGGCCGAGTCGCTGCCGATGTTCCTGTCCGGGCGGCTGTACGACGACGGGGTCATCGACCCGCGCGACACCCGGACCGTCCTCGGGATGTGCCTGTCCGCGATCCACACCGCACCGGTCGAGGGCGCCCGTGGCGGCTTCGGCGTCTTCCGGATGTGA
- a CDS encoding acyclic terpene utilization AtuA family protein gives MSGTPAPAPLRIGNASGFYGDRFDALREMLTGGPLDVLTGDYLAELTMLILGRSRLKDPRKGYATTFLRQLEEGLGLAHERGVKIVANAGGLNPAGLADAVRQLADQAGVPVTVAHVEGDSLPVPDGFLTANAYLGGFGIAACLRAGADVVVTGRVTDAALVTGPAAAHFGWGPHDLDALAGAVVAGHVLECGTQATGGNHAFFGAYDPARLRRPGFPLAEIHADGSSVITKHDGTGGVVDLSTVTAQLLYETGGARYAGPDVTARLDTVTLTPDGPDRVRIDGVRGEAPPPTLKAGLTRLGGWRNEVVFVLTGLDIEAKAALVKDQFADALERGGARPPAEVRWELSRTDHADADTEERASALLRLVVRDQDADAVGRTVSGAAIELALGSYPGFHVTAPPGKGAPYGVFEARPVPAAEVEHIAVLPDGTRQALKAPVLTQELAEVEEAPLPDPYPAAPSRRAPLGLIAGARSGDKGGDANVGVWVRDDDAWRWLAHELSVERFRQLLPETAGMSVVRHVLPNLRALNFTVHGLLGEGVAAQARFDPQAKALGEWLRSRWLPVPVPLLENTDAPEVTA, from the coding sequence ATGAGCGGCACCCCCGCCCCCGCACCCCTGCGCATCGGCAACGCCTCCGGCTTCTACGGCGACCGCTTCGACGCCCTGCGCGAGATGCTCACCGGTGGCCCCCTCGACGTCCTCACGGGTGACTACCTCGCCGAGCTCACCATGCTCATCCTCGGCCGCAGCCGCCTCAAGGACCCGCGCAAGGGCTACGCCACCACCTTCCTGCGCCAGCTGGAGGAGGGGCTCGGCCTCGCCCACGAGCGCGGTGTGAAGATCGTCGCCAACGCGGGCGGCCTCAACCCGGCCGGACTGGCCGACGCGGTCCGGCAGTTGGCGGACCAGGCCGGTGTGCCGGTCACCGTGGCGCACGTCGAGGGCGACAGCCTGCCCGTCCCGGACGGGTTCCTCACCGCCAACGCCTACCTCGGCGGCTTCGGGATCGCCGCCTGCCTGCGGGCCGGGGCCGATGTCGTCGTCACCGGCCGGGTCACCGACGCGGCCCTGGTCACCGGGCCCGCCGCCGCCCACTTCGGCTGGGGCCCTCACGACCTGGACGCGCTCGCGGGGGCCGTGGTCGCCGGGCACGTCCTGGAGTGCGGCACGCAGGCGACCGGCGGGAACCACGCCTTCTTCGGCGCGTACGACCCGGCCCGCCTCCGCCGCCCCGGCTTCCCGCTCGCCGAGATCCACGCCGACGGCTCGTCCGTCATCACCAAGCACGACGGCACGGGCGGCGTCGTCGACCTCTCCACCGTCACCGCCCAACTCCTGTACGAGACCGGCGGAGCCCGGTACGCGGGCCCCGACGTCACCGCCCGCCTCGACACCGTGACGCTCACCCCCGACGGCCCCGACCGGGTCCGGATCGACGGCGTACGCGGCGAGGCCCCGCCGCCCACCCTCAAGGCCGGGCTGACCCGGCTCGGCGGCTGGCGCAACGAGGTCGTCTTCGTCCTCACCGGCCTCGACATCGAAGCCAAGGCGGCCCTGGTGAAGGACCAGTTCGCCGACGCCCTGGAGCGGGGCGGCGCCCGCCCGCCCGCCGAGGTGCGCTGGGAGCTGTCCCGTACGGACCACGCCGACGCCGACACCGAGGAACGCGCCAGTGCCCTGCTCCGGCTCGTCGTCCGCGACCAGGACGCCGACGCGGTCGGCCGGACCGTCTCCGGAGCCGCCATCGAGCTGGCCCTCGGCAGCTACCCGGGCTTCCACGTCACCGCCCCGCCCGGAAAGGGCGCGCCCTACGGGGTGTTCGAGGCCCGGCCCGTACCGGCGGCGGAGGTCGAGCACATCGCCGTACTGCCGGACGGGACGCGCCAGGCGTTGAAGGCGCCCGTCCTCACACAGGAGTTGGCCGAGGTCGAGGAGGCGCCGCTCCCCGACCCGTACCCCGCCGCCCCCTCCCGCCGCGCTCCCCTCGGCCTGATCGCGGGCGCGCGCAGCGGCGACAAGGGCGGCGACGCCAACGTGGGGGTCTGGGTCCGCGACGACGACGCCTGGCGGTGGCTGGCGCACGAGCTGAGCGTCGAGCGCTTCAGGCAACTCCTGCCGGAGACGGCCGGCATGAGCGTCGTCCGCCACGTCCTGCCCAACCTCCGCGCCCTGAACTTCACCGTCCACGGCCTCCTGGGCGAAGGCGTCGCCGCCCAGGCCCGGTTCGACCCGCAGGCCAAGGCGCTGGGGGAGTGGCTGCGGTCCCGGTGGCTGCCCGTCCCCGTCCCCCTGCTCGAAAACACCGATGCCCCGGAGGTGACCGCATGA
- a CDS encoding TIGR03084 family metal-binding protein, protein MSAVVAVIDDLREESDELDDLVGELDGPRWRGPTPAARWTVAHQIAHLSWTDEVALLAATEPDRFGEEVAKALATPDTFVDAAADALVAAHTPDALLARWREGRARLDTVLREAPDGTRIPWYGPPMSVASMATARLMETWAHGQDVADALGVTRTPTARLRHVARIGVRARDYAYAVRGITAPEQEFRVELRAADGELIAYGPEDAAQRVTGPLLDFCLLVTQRAHRRDLAVTADGRDADQWLGIAQAFAGPPGPGRLPRAEQPDRGEQPDRGEHPDRGEQPDRAEREAR, encoded by the coding sequence GTGTCCGCTGTCGTAGCCGTGATCGACGATCTGCGCGAGGAGAGCGACGAACTCGACGACCTGGTGGGGGAGTTGGATGGTCCCCGCTGGCGCGGGCCGACGCCCGCCGCGCGGTGGACCGTCGCCCACCAGATCGCCCATCTCAGCTGGACCGACGAGGTCGCCCTGCTGGCCGCCACCGAGCCCGACCGGTTCGGCGAGGAGGTCGCCAAGGCCCTGGCCACCCCGGACACCTTCGTCGACGCGGCGGCCGACGCCCTCGTCGCCGCCCACACCCCGGACGCCCTGCTCGCCCGCTGGCGCGAGGGTCGGGCGCGGCTCGACACGGTCCTCCGCGAGGCCCCGGACGGTACCCGCATCCCCTGGTACGGGCCGCCGATGAGCGTCGCGTCCATGGCGACCGCCCGGCTCATGGAGACCTGGGCCCACGGCCAGGACGTCGCCGACGCCCTCGGCGTGACCCGGACCCCGACCGCCCGTCTCCGCCATGTGGCCCGGATCGGCGTCCGCGCCCGGGACTACGCCTACGCGGTACGCGGGATCACCGCACCCGAGCAGGAGTTCCGCGTCGAACTCCGCGCGGCGGACGGCGAGCTGATCGCGTACGGGCCCGAGGACGCGGCCCAGCGGGTCACCGGCCCGCTCCTCGACTTCTGCCTTCTGGTCACCCAGCGCGCCCACCGCCGCGACCTCGCGGTCACCGCCGACGGCCGGGACGCCGACCAGTGGCTCGGCATCGCCCAGGCCTTCGCGGGACCGCCGGGACCGGGCCGGCTGCCGCGCGCGGAACAGCCGGACCGCGGGGAACAGCCGGACCGCGGGGAACACCCGGACCGTGGGGAACAGCCGGACCGCGCGGAGCGGGAGGCCCGATGA